One window from the genome of Leptospira broomii serovar Hurstbridge str. 5399 encodes:
- a CDS encoding cyclic nucleotide-binding domain-containing protein: MKISEEMVQKHGVRFTESSIIFDENEPADQMYLILSGKVGIHKKIKEAFKLLIELKEGDMFGEMALVDKKPRSARAIAKTDVLLFAITEPVFYNMVQTNPSFSLKMVKMLSSRLRETNQTITSLLKADRKNLVTSALIAFSQTRGEQEGGLYKIHLSAFIKWAILRVGLEHQDLVSSINLLVRDKLVEQPKNDPSLLYIREALFKYTVDV; encoded by the coding sequence ATGAAAATTTCGGAAGAAATGGTCCAAAAGCACGGAGTCCGATTTACGGAATCCTCGATTATCTTCGATGAGAACGAACCTGCAGATCAAATGTATCTTATCCTTTCCGGGAAGGTCGGCATTCATAAAAAAATCAAAGAAGCGTTTAAGCTTTTGATCGAACTGAAAGAAGGGGACATGTTCGGAGAAATGGCTTTAGTGGATAAGAAGCCGCGAAGCGCTCGCGCCATCGCAAAAACGGATGTCTTGCTTTTTGCGATTACTGAACCTGTTTTTTATAATATGGTTCAGACCAACCCTTCATTCTCTCTTAAGATGGTCAAGATGCTCTCGTCCCGTTTACGAGAAACGAATCAAACGATTACGAGTCTTCTTAAGGCAGATCGTAAGAATCTAGTCACTTCGGCATTAATCGCCTTTAGCCAAACAAGAGGCGAACAGGAAGGCGGCCTCTATAAAATACATTTGTCGGCATTTATCAAGTGGGCCATCCTTAGAGTCGGATTGGAGCACCAAGATTTAGTCTCGTCGATAAACCTGTTAGTGAGGGATAAATTGGTGGAACAACCTAAAAACGATCCGAGCCTTTTATATATTCGAGAGGCTTTATTTAAGTATACGGTGGACGTGTAA
- a CDS encoding SMP-30/gluconolactonase/LRE family protein, producing the protein MNTKKILLLIAAILIILAAGILLKPSPIEPIAYDPPPAPGMIGLFAENQLLKSAELIALGKIHGPEDIEADEDGNVYSASEDGKVYFISKDGEMKAHASTGGRPLGMKLISDGTLYVADAVKGLLKINPNGRIEVLSTEAEGIPFKFTDDLDVTKDGTVYFSDASYKYGAPEYLYDLMEGVPHGRLLKYDPRTKKTTVLLKDIFFANGVALSKNEDFVVLNETYKYRIHRYWLKGPKAGTSEIWIENLPGFPDNISSDGKGTFYLALFTVRNPMMDNLLHPHPWAKVVVAKLPKFLWPKPKPYGFAVLLNEDGRVLASFQDPSGNHLKEITSVKRKGDYLYLGSLHNDRIGKFELPQEFR; encoded by the coding sequence GTGAATACGAAAAAAATCCTCCTCCTCATCGCGGCTATTTTAATTATTCTCGCGGCGGGGATTCTCCTGAAACCTTCACCGATAGAGCCGATCGCATATGATCCCCCTCCGGCTCCCGGAATGATCGGCTTGTTTGCCGAAAATCAACTTTTAAAGTCCGCAGAATTGATCGCATTAGGCAAGATTCATGGCCCTGAAGATATCGAGGCCGATGAGGACGGAAACGTTTATTCTGCCAGCGAAGACGGAAAAGTTTATTTCATTTCTAAAGATGGAGAAATGAAAGCTCATGCCTCGACCGGCGGAAGACCTTTGGGGATGAAACTAATTTCTGACGGAACATTGTACGTAGCCGACGCAGTTAAAGGACTCTTAAAGATCAATCCTAACGGTAGAATCGAGGTGCTTTCGACAGAAGCTGAAGGAATTCCCTTCAAATTTACCGACGATTTGGATGTTACAAAGGACGGGACCGTTTACTTTTCCGACGCAAGTTACAAATACGGCGCTCCTGAATATTTATACGATTTGATGGAGGGAGTTCCTCACGGTCGTCTTTTGAAATACGATCCAAGAACTAAGAAAACGACGGTTTTATTGAAGGATATTTTCTTCGCAAACGGCGTGGCCCTTTCTAAGAACGAAGACTTTGTAGTGTTAAACGAAACATATAAATATAGAATACACCGTTATTGGTTGAAGGGACCCAAAGCCGGTACTAGCGAGATATGGATAGAGAATCTTCCGGGATTCCCGGATAATATATCCTCCGACGGTAAAGGAACTTTTTATTTGGCTCTATTCACTGTAAGGAACCCGATGATGGATAACTTACTTCATCCTCATCCCTGGGCGAAAGTCGTGGTAGCGAAATTACCGAAATTTCTGTGGCCTAAACCAAAACCCTACGGATTCGCAGTTCTATTAAACGAAGACGGCCGTGTCTTGGCTAGTTTTCAGGATCCGAGCGGAAATCATCTTAAAGAAATCACGTCGGTAAAGAGGAAGGGAGACTATCTATATCTCGGCAGCCTTCATAACGATAGAATCGGAAAATTCGAACTCCCCCAGGAGTTTCGGTAA
- a CDS encoding acyl-CoA dehydrogenase family protein, whose amino-acid sequence MDLTISKDVDEIKQKAKAFVEEVAIPAEDHYDYDHGRMPEALVQKLREEAKKRGLWTAHLPKSEGGLGLDLVGTALVFSELGRSPIAPYLCNCDAPDEGNMHLLHLAANEEQKKKYYYPLVAGKIRSGFAMTEPPPGAGSDPMTLTTNAVKEGDHYILNGHKWYCTGANGAAFLIVMAKVNDSFRRTSMFLVPTDAPGYTMVQEIGVLGSHGPGGHCELKFENVKVHESQVLGKIAEGFRLSQERLGPARLTHCMRWIGLSRRSLEIARNYAIKRELFGGKLSEQQGIQWMFAEAALEIESGFLLTLKAADILRKGGDARQAISFAKWQVSETLNKCVDRAIQICGSHGFSRYLKLELFYRDARAARIADGPTETHKMVIGRNLMSGKESF is encoded by the coding sequence ATGGATTTAACAATTTCTAAGGATGTAGACGAAATAAAGCAAAAAGCTAAAGCTTTTGTGGAGGAGGTTGCGATTCCTGCGGAAGATCATTACGACTACGATCACGGACGAATGCCCGAGGCGCTCGTGCAAAAGCTGCGGGAAGAGGCAAAGAAGCGGGGATTATGGACGGCTCATTTGCCCAAGTCGGAAGGCGGTTTGGGGCTCGATTTGGTCGGGACTGCGCTCGTCTTCAGCGAATTAGGCCGTTCTCCGATCGCACCTTATTTATGTAATTGTGATGCTCCGGATGAAGGGAATATGCATCTTCTACATTTAGCCGCTAACGAAGAGCAAAAGAAAAAGTATTATTATCCTCTCGTAGCGGGAAAAATCCGCTCGGGCTTCGCGATGACGGAACCTCCTCCGGGTGCCGGTTCCGATCCCATGACTCTTACCACGAATGCGGTTAAAGAAGGAGACCATTATATTCTTAACGGTCATAAATGGTACTGCACCGGAGCAAACGGAGCGGCATTCCTGATCGTAATGGCAAAGGTAAACGATAGCTTTCGTAGAACTTCGATGTTTCTGGTTCCTACGGATGCTCCCGGTTACACTATGGTGCAGGAGATAGGCGTTCTCGGATCCCATGGCCCTGGCGGGCATTGCGAGCTCAAGTTCGAGAACGTAAAAGTACATGAATCACAAGTACTCGGAAAAATTGCGGAAGGATTTCGACTTTCGCAGGAAAGACTCGGTCCCGCTCGCCTAACGCATTGCATGCGATGGATCGGATTATCGAGAAGGTCTTTAGAGATTGCACGAAACTATGCGATTAAGCGGGAATTATTCGGAGGAAAACTTTCCGAACAACAGGGAATTCAATGGATGTTTGCCGAAGCTGCATTGGAAATAGAATCCGGGTTTTTATTAACTCTCAAAGCTGCGGATATTCTGCGAAAAGGCGGCGATGCTAGGCAGGCAATCTCATTCGCAAAATGGCAAGTGAGTGAAACGTTGAATAAATGCGTGGACCGGGCTATTCAAATATGCGGCTCTCATGGATTCAGCCGTTACTTAAAGCTGGAACTTTTTTATCGCGATGCGAGAGCGGCTAGAATAGCCGACGGGCCGACGGAAACTCATAAGATGGTTATCGGGCGAAATTTAATGTCAGGCAAGGAAAGCTTTTAA
- a CDS encoding phosphotransferase family protein yields MKDVELKERLESYLGNRLKGKVEIANMISLSGGACQENFSADITVADGSDKGLYQTVYRTDKGAALLASLSRIDEFKVCRMAFEAGVKTPEPFWLESDSSVTGNPFYFMKRISGKANGRFIVKDPSLNKTRKQLTQELAENLAKIHSVTPEQCKDAALKTVLASGQDLSDKTVAKSSTKNLRLQLEGMNEPYPAMEMILNWLEKNPLPSDKIVLIHGDFRTGNFMVTPEGLQGIVDWEFAHWGDRHEDLTWLCMRDWRFGKLNKEAGGFADRKEFYEAYEKAAGVVLDSKKVTYWEVMGNLRWAIGCIGQAERHLSGKDKGIELAAIGRRACEMEYEAMRLIEESLS; encoded by the coding sequence GTGAAGGATGTCGAACTAAAGGAAAGATTAGAATCGTATTTAGGTAATAGATTGAAAGGAAAAGTAGAAATCGCTAATATGATTTCACTTTCCGGCGGAGCGTGTCAGGAGAATTTTTCCGCAGACATTACCGTCGCGGACGGATCCGATAAAGGGCTTTACCAGACAGTTTATCGTACCGATAAGGGAGCTGCTCTTCTTGCCTCCCTTTCCAGAATCGATGAATTCAAAGTATGTAGAATGGCATTCGAGGCCGGTGTCAAAACTCCCGAGCCGTTTTGGTTGGAGTCGGATTCGAGTGTTACAGGAAATCCTTTTTATTTTATGAAACGGATTTCCGGTAAGGCTAACGGCCGATTCATCGTTAAGGATCCGAGTTTAAACAAAACCAGAAAGCAACTTACCCAGGAATTGGCCGAGAACTTAGCGAAAATACATTCGGTTACCCCGGAGCAATGTAAGGACGCGGCTCTAAAAACCGTCCTGGCATCAGGACAGGACCTAAGCGATAAAACGGTGGCAAAGAGTTCGACTAAAAATCTTCGACTACAGTTGGAAGGAATGAACGAACCGTATCCTGCTATGGAAATGATTTTGAACTGGCTGGAAAAAAATCCACTTCCTAGCGATAAGATCGTTTTGATTCACGGAGATTTTAGGACCGGAAATTTCATGGTAACTCCCGAAGGTTTGCAGGGAATCGTGGATTGGGAATTCGCACACTGGGGAGATCGACACGAAGATCTCACCTGGCTCTGTATGCGCGATTGGCGCTTCGGTAAATTGAATAAGGAAGCGGGAGGATTCGCGGACAGAAAAGAATTTTACGAGGCGTACGAGAAAGCGGCAGGCGTGGTTTTGGATTCTAAGAAGGTAACCTACTGGGAAGTGATGGGAAATTTGCGCTGGGCGATCGGATGCATCGGGCAGGCTGAGCGTCACTTATCAGGTAAGGATAAAGGAATTGAACTTGCAGCTATTGGCAGAAGGGCTTGCGAGATGGAATACGAGGCTATGCGCCTTATCGAGGAATCCCTGTCATAG
- a CDS encoding DUF6285 domain-containing protein, translating to MQDKPTSTELLEAIQDFLMKEVLPEFRDKDLLSYKTLVSWNMLGVVSREIRSGEELLDKELSRLAKLLKKDGKFPSTLNEKKKLASGWNLELRDLIRKEKKTIDDRSYWEHVKESVREKVEVTNPRFTTEA from the coding sequence ATGCAAGATAAACCTACTAGTACGGAATTATTGGAAGCGATCCAGGATTTTTTGATGAAGGAAGTTCTTCCCGAATTTCGCGATAAGGACTTACTCTCATACAAAACGTTAGTCAGTTGGAATATGTTAGGCGTGGTTTCCCGGGAAATTCGTTCGGGAGAAGAGTTGCTTGATAAGGAACTTTCTCGGTTGGCTAAGCTGCTAAAAAAGGACGGAAAATTTCCGTCTACGCTGAACGAAAAAAAGAAGCTCGCCTCCGGTTGGAATTTAGAATTGCGAGACTTGATTCGAAAAGAAAAGAAAACGATCGACGATCGTTCTTATTGGGAGCACGTAAAGGAATCCGTGAGGGAAAAGGTGGAAGTAACTAATCCTCGTTTTACGACGGAAGCATAA
- a CDS encoding histidine phosphatase family protein, translated as MSIVYLVRHGQANSQGEDYDLLTPHGKQQSFQLGKFMAENGDIPDRIVTGTMRRHKETAASFLEGVSSVIGENSQFMQDLFRQGDGGWNEFSPMLWSSYAKILSSRDPDFERSLTQFSKVRLRGGIRSAALFFKLTEEILRTWRDGKETPSGIESYNVFESRVLQSCDACFSPSNKERVFIFTSGTPISLVLKRLLRQEEDGFAWMPWIWNTSVSTFRWVRSRYLPVSINNVPHLPEKNSRTLF; from the coding sequence ATGTCGATAGTCTATCTCGTACGCCATGGCCAGGCAAATTCTCAAGGAGAGGATTACGATTTATTAACTCCACACGGAAAACAGCAGTCGTTTCAATTAGGAAAGTTTATGGCGGAAAACGGAGATATTCCCGACCGAATAGTCACCGGAACTATGCGTCGTCATAAGGAAACTGCCGCTTCCTTTTTAGAGGGGGTATCTTCCGTTATAGGTGAGAACTCTCAGTTTATGCAGGACTTATTTCGGCAAGGAGATGGAGGTTGGAACGAGTTTAGCCCGATGCTCTGGAGTTCCTACGCGAAAATACTCTCGTCCAGGGATCCGGATTTTGAGCGATCGCTAACCCAATTTTCAAAGGTCCGATTGAGGGGTGGAATTCGTTCTGCCGCTTTATTTTTTAAGTTAACCGAAGAGATCCTAAGAACATGGAGAGACGGAAAAGAAACTCCGTCGGGAATCGAATCGTACAATGTTTTCGAATCCAGAGTGCTTCAATCTTGCGATGCTTGTTTTTCGCCGTCGAATAAGGAAAGGGTTTTTATTTTCACTTCCGGTACGCCGATTTCACTCGTTTTAAAGCGCCTTTTAAGGCAGGAGGAGGACGGGTTTGCCTGGATGCCCTGGATTTGGAATACTTCTGTCAGTACGTTTCGGTGGGTTCGGAGTCGGTATTTACCCGTTTCGATTAACAACGTTCCTCACTTGCCGGAAAAGAATAGTCGAACTCTTTTTTAG
- a CDS encoding PilZ domain-containing protein, translated as MDYQHIDHRDLNFLPNREQRFQAINTYLLNQNLYIKKEPFFFEAIITACFENEDKILVNIPTGISLTKGNPLSFFKAFSKYIQLDCVYEGEAEDYNYYFRLKGLGIATAARKEERMPVPVEVGFASNILTYKSFTDPEKFKIPNIVNEIFAKYQERLQNGRFEHVKVQVFKQSQDAKLEIVRKTMKTLFIEDTSKIESFRSQDPSLLNFEGEVNNHLPVIMQRYKDEGIKSELILPIIYKDHRNEPVSLGVIWIKNSDRRIDKEELPELRSFAEEIVDIIRSWNTFRTTASYKIMDISRTGMCIRIQERKLIETLPKRQKLELDILFKRQKPLPVTATIRWWNKDEKGYLYLGLEFENQAIKEVERKRLEKNLDVLSQQYKRLMSLRAS; from the coding sequence ATGGACTACCAACACATTGATCATCGAGATTTAAACTTTCTCCCGAATCGCGAACAAAGATTCCAAGCAATCAATACCTACCTTTTAAATCAAAATCTATATATTAAAAAAGAGCCCTTCTTTTTCGAAGCGATAATTACGGCATGCTTTGAGAATGAAGATAAAATTCTCGTCAACATCCCCACAGGCATAAGCCTAACAAAAGGAAACCCTTTATCCTTTTTCAAAGCGTTCTCGAAATACATTCAATTAGATTGCGTTTACGAAGGAGAGGCGGAGGATTATAACTATTATTTCAGGCTGAAGGGCTTGGGCATCGCGACCGCGGCCAGGAAGGAAGAAAGAATGCCTGTACCGGTTGAGGTCGGATTTGCTAGCAATATTCTTACTTACAAATCATTTACGGATCCCGAGAAGTTTAAAATTCCGAATATAGTTAACGAAATTTTCGCAAAATACCAGGAACGATTACAAAACGGCCGATTCGAGCACGTAAAGGTCCAAGTTTTTAAACAGAGTCAAGATGCGAAATTAGAAATCGTCAGAAAAACCATGAAGACCCTTTTCATAGAAGATACTTCCAAGATCGAAAGTTTCCGGTCCCAGGATCCATCTCTACTAAATTTCGAAGGCGAAGTAAACAATCATCTTCCGGTGATTATGCAGAGATATAAAGATGAAGGTATCAAATCCGAATTAATTCTTCCGATAATCTATAAAGATCATCGTAATGAACCCGTTTCCTTAGGAGTCATTTGGATAAAAAATTCCGATCGTAGAATTGATAAAGAAGAGTTGCCCGAGCTACGATCTTTCGCGGAAGAAATCGTGGATATTATAAGAAGCTGGAATACTTTTCGAACTACGGCTTCGTACAAAATTATGGATATTTCACGTACAGGTATGTGCATTAGAATTCAGGAAAGGAAATTGATCGAAACCTTACCCAAAAGACAAAAGCTCGAATTGGATATCCTGTTCAAACGCCAAAAACCGCTTCCGGTCACTGCAACAATTCGGTGGTGGAATAAGGACGAAAAAGGTTATTTATATCTGGGACTGGAATTTGAGAACCAGGCGATCAAAGAAGTCGAAAGAAAAAGATTAGAGAAAAACTTAGACGTATTGAGCCAACAGTATAAAAGACTAATGAGCTTACGTGCCTCCTGA
- a CDS encoding esterase/lipase family protein → MANAKRVLLSLLLFSFPLLTCSGGEKNHSGPRLLKPVELILPESTPIVFVPGYKGSELISSKGKVWLSPSQALAFSSPDLILRENDEIQPGDVLRSVTAIPVLLDVKVYAPWLDRMISEKNWIPYVFPYDWRKDNGDTSSQLELYLAQIKKSNDGKSPVIIGHSNGGTLTLSVLNRRPDLIAKAVFVGAPFRSGIGFMEDLTLDQSTGLNGKIMGPCVASSFISVYTFFPRESSFDTKDVLQNKNGESLPTRFFEASFWKEHELGVFSKTASCNPVPTLTEFQTRLDKARSFRDSLSPKKGTKYPPALVIRSTNRPTLRVLLGSKDAQGWTWDFRASKRVNGDGRVTAESALPPEGLPYELFESELGHSELLNDPKVQSKILEFSGSKL, encoded by the coding sequence ATGGCAAATGCGAAACGCGTTTTATTGTCTCTACTTTTATTCTCTTTTCCTCTACTGACCTGTTCGGGAGGAGAAAAAAATCATAGCGGTCCGAGACTCCTAAAACCTGTCGAACTTATTTTACCCGAATCGACTCCGATCGTTTTCGTCCCGGGATATAAAGGCTCGGAATTAATTTCTTCTAAAGGAAAAGTTTGGTTAAGCCCTTCGCAAGCTCTCGCATTCTCTTCGCCCGACCTTATCCTGCGCGAAAACGATGAAATTCAACCGGGCGACGTCTTGCGTTCAGTTACGGCAATACCGGTCTTATTAGACGTAAAAGTTTACGCGCCTTGGCTGGATCGAATGATCTCCGAAAAAAATTGGATTCCTTATGTTTTCCCTTATGACTGGAGAAAGGATAACGGAGATACCTCCTCTCAACTCGAACTCTATTTGGCCCAAATAAAGAAAAGCAATGACGGCAAATCCCCCGTCATTATCGGACATAGTAACGGTGGCACTCTCACTCTGAGCGTTTTAAACCGTCGACCCGATTTGATTGCTAAAGCGGTGTTCGTAGGCGCCCCTTTTCGCTCCGGAATCGGATTTATGGAAGATTTAACTTTAGATCAATCAACCGGACTGAACGGAAAAATTATGGGCCCCTGCGTCGCGTCTTCGTTTATCAGCGTGTATACTTTCTTTCCTCGTGAATCCTCATTTGATACTAAGGACGTTTTACAAAATAAGAATGGAGAATCCCTTCCGACCCGCTTCTTCGAAGCCTCTTTTTGGAAAGAACATGAGTTGGGAGTTTTTAGTAAAACTGCATCCTGCAATCCTGTCCCTACCTTAACCGAGTTTCAAACCCGTTTAGATAAAGCGAGGTCGTTTCGAGATTCCTTGTCTCCTAAAAAAGGGACAAAGTATCCGCCGGCCCTGGTAATTAGATCTACGAATCGACCTACGTTACGCGTTTTACTGGGTTCCAAAGACGCGCAAGGATGGACTTGGGATTTCCGCGCTTCCAAAAGAGTAAATGGGGATGGCCGAGTTACCGCAGAGAGTGCGTTGCCGCCGGAAGGGCTACCGTACGAGCTCTTTGAATCCGAACTAGGACATTCCGAATTATTAAACGATCCTAAAGTACAATCCAAAATTTTGGAATTTAGCGGATCGAAACTATAA
- a CDS encoding PAS domain-containing sensor histidine kinase encodes MDRELEIFYRAIFEQSPTGFILLNREGKIADVNEATLQILKATRADLIGVSFLSLKDKNMIAILEKSLSGKTQQYEGPYFTTVSKMTIQIALRAAPIFDYFNRINGVVLTFEDITKRKNTEKKLARNLSKRIEMQRALREKELKFRALFEAAGDAIFLMDERFFLECNRKTEEIFGCQKEDIIGHSPVDFSPEFQPDGTFSLEKAADKISLAFAGKPQTFEWLHCKKDRTNFDAEVTLNSVTVGGKRLLQAIVRDISERKKSEEQIRKLNEELEMKVLLRTEQLNASNNYLEHTNLNLRSALLELKSTQAQLVQSEKMAVLGQLIAGIAHEVNTPLGAIISSNEGIQSVFREGWESFLAEYSRFDEIEKKLWRNLFSKGSILPEFYDSIEERRKRKAIRDRLKASGFSKTDSLSDNLAELGIHLEDLPEIIKDVPKERFHFVVANAVHLSGIFRQSNVIREAAHKASQVIRALKTYVYQDHAGASEVNVPEQLDLVLTLYYNKLKHGVEIVRKFSEPSLAYGQADQLTQVWANLINNAFQAISYKGRLEIETQKEGNYLNVLITDNGPGIPPEIQDKIFEPFFTTKAKGEGSGLGLDICRKIVESHKGKIEVESRVGKTTFKVILPSHPK; translated from the coding sequence GTGGACCGGGAATTAGAGATATTTTACCGCGCAATTTTCGAACAGTCGCCGACAGGTTTTATTCTCTTGAATCGCGAAGGTAAAATCGCGGATGTGAACGAAGCTACTCTTCAAATTCTTAAAGCGACAAGGGCCGATCTAATAGGCGTTTCTTTCTTAAGTTTAAAAGATAAGAATATGATCGCCATCTTGGAGAAATCGCTTTCGGGCAAAACTCAGCAATACGAAGGTCCTTATTTCACGACCGTTTCCAAAATGACCATTCAGATCGCCTTGAGAGCCGCTCCGATCTTTGACTATTTCAATCGCATAAACGGAGTTGTTTTAACTTTCGAAGATATTACAAAAAGAAAAAATACCGAGAAGAAACTCGCAAGGAATCTATCAAAAAGGATCGAGATGCAAAGAGCTCTTAGGGAAAAGGAGCTGAAATTCAGAGCATTATTCGAAGCCGCCGGGGATGCAATTTTTCTAATGGATGAAAGATTCTTTCTAGAATGTAATCGAAAGACGGAAGAAATTTTCGGATGTCAAAAAGAAGATATTATCGGACATTCTCCCGTCGATTTTTCTCCGGAGTTTCAACCTGATGGAACCTTTTCGTTGGAAAAAGCGGCTGACAAGATCAGCTTAGCGTTTGCCGGCAAGCCCCAGACTTTCGAATGGCTTCATTGTAAAAAGGATAGAACGAATTTCGACGCGGAAGTGACTCTTAACTCCGTGACAGTGGGCGGTAAACGTTTATTGCAAGCTATTGTGAGGGATATATCGGAGAGAAAGAAATCCGAAGAGCAAATTCGAAAACTCAACGAAGAATTGGAAATGAAGGTTTTACTTAGAACCGAGCAGCTTAATGCAAGCAATAATTATCTCGAACATACGAATCTAAACTTAAGATCCGCTCTTTTGGAATTAAAATCGACTCAGGCGCAATTGGTCCAGTCGGAAAAAATGGCGGTCCTGGGGCAATTGATCGCCGGCATCGCTCATGAAGTAAATACGCCTTTGGGAGCGATCATATCCTCAAACGAAGGCATCCAAAGTGTCTTTCGGGAAGGATGGGAATCGTTTCTAGCGGAATATTCCCGATTCGACGAAATCGAAAAAAAACTTTGGAGAAATTTATTTTCAAAGGGAAGCATACTTCCCGAATTTTACGACTCGATCGAGGAACGAAGAAAGCGTAAAGCGATCCGCGATCGATTAAAAGCTTCGGGGTTTTCCAAAACTGATTCTTTATCGGATAATCTAGCGGAACTCGGTATTCATCTGGAAGACCTGCCGGAAATCATTAAGGACGTTCCGAAGGAAAGGTTTCATTTCGTAGTCGCAAATGCGGTTCATTTGTCCGGTATTTTCCGACAAAGTAACGTTATTCGAGAGGCTGCACACAAGGCTTCGCAGGTAATCCGCGCATTGAAAACATACGTATATCAGGATCACGCAGGCGCCTCGGAAGTTAATGTTCCGGAGCAGCTCGATTTAGTTCTTACATTATATTATAATAAACTAAAACATGGAGTGGAAATTGTCCGAAAATTTTCGGAACCTTCTTTAGCTTACGGGCAGGCCGATCAATTAACGCAAGTCTGGGCTAACTTGATTAATAATGCCTTCCAAGCGATTTCCTATAAGGGTCGGTTAGAAATCGAAACCCAAAAAGAAGGAAATTATTTGAACGTACTAATTACCGACAATGGTCCTGGCATTCCGCCGGAAATACAGGATAAAATCTTCGAACCCTTTTTTACCACAAAGGCAAAAGGGGAGGGAAGCGGCCTAGGACTTGATATCTGCAGAAAGATTGTGGAAAGTCATAAAGGTAAAATAGAAGTGGAGTCGAGAGTAGGTAAAACTACGTTTAAAGTCATCTTACCTTCCCATCCTAAATGA
- a CDS encoding glutathione S-transferase family protein, translating to MIDLYTASTPNGRKVSIMLEEIGIPYTVHPIDLNKLEQKEEWYLKMNPNGRIPTIVDRDNGDFIVFESGAILVYLAEKTGKFLSKDPKERSVAMQWLMFQMGGIGPMQGQANFFLRSAPEKIPFAIQRYQNETKRLYSVLERRLHESEFLAGKEISIADIATWPWVAGHTWAEVSIDEFPKIKDWLEKLGARPGFVKGKDIPVKK from the coding sequence TTGATCGATTTATATACGGCTTCCACGCCGAATGGCCGAAAAGTTTCCATAATGTTGGAAGAAATAGGAATTCCATATACGGTCCATCCCATCGACTTGAACAAATTGGAGCAAAAGGAAGAATGGTATTTAAAAATGAACCCGAACGGAAGAATTCCTACGATTGTCGATCGTGACAACGGAGATTTTATAGTCTTTGAATCCGGAGCGATACTGGTTTATCTTGCCGAAAAGACGGGGAAGTTCCTGTCTAAAGATCCGAAAGAAAGGTCGGTTGCTATGCAATGGCTGATGTTTCAGATGGGGGGCATTGGTCCTATGCAAGGTCAGGCCAATTTCTTTCTAAGATCGGCACCCGAAAAAATTCCATTTGCGATCCAAAGATACCAAAATGAAACCAAACGGCTGTATTCAGTATTGGAGCGCCGCTTGCACGAGTCTGAATTTCTGGCCGGTAAAGAAATATCGATCGCGGACATCGCGACCTGGCCTTGGGTTGCGGGACATACTTGGGCCGAAGTTTCTATTGATGAGTTTCCGAAAATAAAGGACTGGCTAGAGAAATTAGGAGCACGCCCGGGTTTTGTTAAAGGCAAGGATATTCCTGTCAAAAAATAA
- a CDS encoding MAPEG family protein, with amino-acid sequence MDYSWKIYALTTVALFLKLLTNSIIQGYYRLKTKSFTMAEDAAFFAKSEPTKEDNHIAVLVQKIFRNDLENIPIFLFLLIGYILLNSWAEGTAAYASLFVFSRIAHTIAYLKQAQPWRHLAYDLGIAVMFALSGHIVHSVLTSI; translated from the coding sequence ATGGACTATTCTTGGAAAATATATGCGCTTACGACAGTTGCTCTTTTCTTAAAGTTGTTAACAAACTCGATCATTCAAGGCTATTATCGCTTAAAGACGAAATCATTTACGATGGCGGAAGACGCCGCGTTCTTTGCCAAATCCGAACCCACCAAAGAAGATAACCATATTGCAGTTCTTGTCCAAAAAATCTTCCGAAACGATTTGGAGAATATTCCGATTTTTTTATTCTTGCTGATCGGTTACATCCTACTCAATTCTTGGGCGGAAGGTACCGCCGCCTACGCATCCCTGTTTGTTTTTTCCAGAATTGCGCATACGATCGCTTATCTAAAGCAAGCACAACCTTGGCGACATTTGGCTTACGACCTAGGAATCGCAGTGATGTTTGCGCTCTCAGGACACATAGTTCATTCGGTTCTGACAAGTATTTAG